The nucleotide sequence TGCAGAGTTTTATCCGTTTGAAGTGCGCGAAAGCGGCGGTGGCTGGCAGTTCCTTACCAAAAAGGATTATCACAAGACCGTTGCCCAGATCAATGGGGATAAATTTATGAAACGGCTGTCGCCTGCCGCACTGGAAACCTTATCGATCATTGCATACAAACAACCGGTTACCAAAGGCGAGATCGAAGCCATCCGCGGCGTGAGTGCAGATTATGCCATTCAGAAATTACTGGAAAAAGAACTGGTCATCATCAGCGGACGCAATGAAAAACTGCCGGGTCACCCGCTGGTATACTCCACATCAAAAACATTTATGGATTATTTTGGGATCAATTCAGCTGATGAGTTGCCCAGGATAAAAGAGGTACTGGCGGAACAGGAGATCCTTCCCACACCGGTGGATGAAGAGGGGAATGCAGTAGTTCCGGAAACACCGGCGGATGAAACAGATCCGCTGCTGGCCGTAGCTGAAAACGGCGAACTGATCGAAACCGCTGAAACCGGGGAGGAAGCGGAAGAAACGGAGGATGTAGCTATGGCAGAAGAGACGCCCGCTGC is from Niabella beijingensis and encodes:
- the scpB gene encoding SMC-Scp complex subunit ScpB, producing MDITGLIPHIEALIFASDKPLTPLELTDLLNNAFGFMEDKITLDQVEAAISGIIEKYDAEFYPFEVRESGGGWQFLTKKDYHKTVAQINGDKFMKRLSPAALETLSIIAYKQPVTKGEIEAIRGVSADYAIQKLLEKELVIISGRNEKLPGHPLVYSTSKTFMDYFGINSADELPRIKEVLAEQEILPTPVDEEGNAVVPETPADETDPLLAVAENGELIETAETGEEAEETEDVAMAEETPAAGAEEEEVHADEEAPKEDEAAEMDPDGDNEEDAQDETEDDSKKPEEE